Proteins co-encoded in one Spirosoma endbachense genomic window:
- a CDS encoding lipid A deacylase LpxR family protein: MAFRLTLAANALNRMAWLLLGFFLTYPALAQRNTLQLIRISEDNDGLNTRREISDRQYTNGTRIEVFYTKQSKPRFLSALLIPLAGEVNNMYSIGLTHLMYTPTDIKKKTIIKGDRPYTATLYATHALTSSDPENKQRLTTELGLGVLGKAALGEELQLWIHRQLGFDKPQGWQHQLPTDVVINYLIQYEKQLVQPSSNLQVLGLLSTNLGTLSNNVNAGLIVRAGLFSDYFSNYERQTSNQRINSYRKFQLFFFVRPTVRFVMNDSVLQGGIFTHRQADYVLNSNLLNHAFMQVEYGGVLMHNRLGISFSEKLITPQFKGAPSQQVGNITLFVGI; encoded by the coding sequence GTGGCATTTAGACTTACCCTGGCCGCCAATGCCTTAAACCGCATGGCCTGGCTACTATTAGGCTTCTTTTTAACGTATCCGGCACTGGCCCAACGAAACACCCTTCAACTGATCCGGATTAGTGAAGACAATGATGGTCTCAACACCCGACGAGAGATTAGTGACCGACAGTATACCAATGGCACCCGAATCGAAGTCTTTTACACAAAACAGTCGAAGCCCCGTTTTTTGAGCGCCCTTTTGATTCCATTAGCAGGTGAGGTCAATAATATGTATAGCATCGGACTCACCCATCTGATGTACACACCAACCGATATCAAAAAAAAGACAATCATAAAGGGCGATCGACCGTACACCGCCACGCTGTACGCTACCCACGCCCTCACCTCCTCTGACCCAGAAAACAAACAACGCCTGACCACCGAGTTGGGTCTGGGTGTACTGGGAAAGGCTGCTTTAGGCGAAGAACTTCAGCTTTGGATTCATCGACAGCTGGGCTTTGACAAACCGCAGGGCTGGCAACATCAACTACCGACCGATGTAGTCATTAATTATCTGATCCAGTACGAGAAGCAGTTGGTGCAACCTTCATCCAATTTGCAGGTTCTGGGCTTACTAAGCACAAATCTTGGTACATTAAGCAACAACGTCAACGCTGGGCTTATCGTCAGAGCTGGCCTTTTCAGCGATTACTTTTCAAACTACGAACGCCAAACCAGTAATCAGCGAATAAACTCCTACCGCAAATTCCAGTTATTTTTTTTCGTCCGACCGACAGTTCGCTTTGTGATGAACGATTCGGTTTTACAGGGTGGAATTTTCACACACAGGCAGGCCGATTATGTACTAAATAGCAACCTTCTGAATCATGCATTCATGCAAGTTGAGTATGGGGGCGTACTGATGCATAATCGATTGGGAATTTCATTCAGCGAAAAGCTGATTACACCCCAGTTTAAAGGCGCTCCATCACAACAGGTTGGGAACATAACTTTATTTGTAGGAATTTGA
- a CDS encoding adenylate/guanylate cyclase domain-containing protein: MFKHRYHPPTLTYFQQEFEQESVLRERQRASVLAILFAFGFVLYGVTIPFANVPIGEVTGHHISIQLATYMGGMLIYEIMVWQTLGMRRLWPRPAAAYFAKFGNATVEITVLTTAIYLVSKSLDHPILMLLSPIAYLYFIFITLSTLRLSSTVSLWTGGLAGLEFYGLSLYLLEPGSDQVTELSFYLTETFPYALKTIIMILTGAGAAYVARQIRKTIQLSIERMETGEQIRTLFGQQVSPEVVEAILAQKGGLEASHRKVAILFLDIRNFTNFADTHTPDEVITYQSAFFDVVATVIRHNGGIVNQFLGDGCMATFGAPLAVNNPAERAVEAGLAILDAIVEANQNGIIPQTSVGIGIQTGDAVVGNIGTENRQQYNITGTVVIQASRIEQLNKECNSQLLVSQEVIDDLPACPDSALCVGAKHLKGISKDIMLWQLA; encoded by the coding sequence ATGTTCAAGCATCGATACCACCCACCTACCCTCACTTATTTCCAACAGGAATTTGAGCAGGAAAGCGTACTGCGTGAACGACAGCGCGCCAGTGTACTGGCCATTTTGTTTGCCTTTGGCTTTGTGCTCTACGGTGTTACGATACCCTTTGCGAATGTACCCATTGGTGAAGTTACCGGTCATCATATTTCGATACAGCTGGCGACCTATATGGGTGGTATGCTCATCTATGAGATCATGGTCTGGCAAACGTTGGGTATGCGACGGCTTTGGCCAAGACCGGCCGCGGCTTACTTTGCTAAATTCGGGAATGCAACGGTCGAAATCACGGTTCTGACTACAGCGATATACCTGGTCAGTAAGTCATTAGATCACCCGATTCTGATGTTACTATCGCCCATTGCCTATCTCTATTTTATCTTTATTACCCTCTCAACACTCCGTCTTAGCTCGACTGTATCGCTTTGGACGGGCGGGCTGGCTGGCCTTGAATTCTATGGATTGAGCCTTTACTTACTGGAACCCGGTTCTGATCAAGTGACAGAACTGAGCTTTTACCTGACAGAAACCTTTCCTTATGCGCTGAAAACCATCATTATGATATTGACAGGTGCCGGAGCAGCTTATGTAGCCCGGCAGATTCGTAAAACGATCCAGCTTTCTATCGAGCGGATGGAAACAGGGGAGCAGATCCGGACACTGTTCGGCCAGCAGGTATCGCCCGAAGTGGTTGAGGCTATTCTGGCCCAAAAGGGCGGGCTCGAGGCCAGTCATCGGAAGGTGGCTATCCTGTTTTTAGACATCCGTAACTTCACCAATTTTGCCGATACGCACACCCCCGACGAGGTTATTACCTACCAGAGTGCATTTTTTGATGTGGTTGCAACGGTTATCCGACACAACGGCGGCATTGTGAATCAGTTTCTGGGCGATGGCTGTATGGCTACATTTGGAGCACCGTTGGCCGTTAACAATCCTGCCGAACGGGCGGTAGAGGCTGGCCTGGCTATTCTCGATGCCATTGTCGAAGCAAACCAAAATGGTATAATTCCACAAACCTCGGTCGGAATCGGGATTCAAACGGGGGATGCGGTAGTCGGTAATATCGGGACCGAAAACCGCCAGCAATACAACATTACGGGTACGGTTGTCATTCAGGCGTCACGCATTGAGCAACTGAATAAAGAATGCAACTCACAACTACTGGTTAGTCAGGAAGTTATAGATGATCTACCCGCTTGTCCCGACAGTGCGCTCTGTGTTGGTGCTAAACACCTCAAAGGCATAAGTAAAGATATTATGCTCTGGCAATTAGCATAA
- the ppk1 gene encoding polyphosphate kinase 1 — protein MKHTFPYQPRELSWLSFNQRVLSEAADPTLPLYERINFLAIFSSNLDEFFRVKVAGLQNLLLLKARQVETVVDGDPDELLQQIAQVALAQQQECGRIFSNQIVPELEANGIILYQGQALLDEHQREVRHYFLSQVLAYLKPVYLTNPSHPFLPSRQLYFAVRLQDRQAPQAGYTYAYVNIPSDNLPRYTVLSPVNGQQFIITLDEIIRQNLSLAFKGYDVISCYSIKLNRDEDALIDDEFSGDLIEKIRHQLEQRKIGHPVRFLYDSTMDADMLGILRTTFGLQTAELVEGGRYHNLYDLFKFPNPLAPRLKNPSAKPMQVAQLELAETLVDEIHQQDLLLNYPYQTFDYVLRFFNEAAVDPNVISIRVTLYRLANSSLLANSLISAARNGKRVTVFVEVKARFDEANNLNWASRMQEAGVIIIYSLPGIKVHAKIALITRRGADGKKHTYSYLSTGNFNENTATVYTDHGLFTAHRGIGRELRQVFTYLKSRKQPKPFRHLLVAQFGMKENWLSLIDREIEHHRAGRPAYICLKMNGLEEKKMIDKLYQASQAGVRIDLLVRGICCLIPGKAGLSETIQVFRLVDKYLEHGRVLLFTNGGEEEIYLSSADWMNRNLNRRIEVGFPIYDPSLRRELKALLQLQLSDTLKLRSVDADMVNQPVAIANATPLRAQEAIPDYLRSNEAGASPV, from the coding sequence ATGAAACATACCTTCCCCTATCAGCCACGTGAACTTAGCTGGCTTTCGTTCAATCAGCGTGTTCTAAGTGAAGCGGCCGATCCCACTCTCCCCCTTTACGAGCGCATAAATTTTCTGGCTATTTTCTCATCGAACCTCGATGAATTCTTTCGGGTAAAAGTAGCTGGTCTGCAAAATTTATTACTGTTAAAAGCCCGCCAGGTCGAAACGGTCGTAGACGGTGACCCGGACGAATTATTGCAGCAGATTGCTCAGGTCGCTCTGGCTCAGCAACAGGAATGTGGGCGAATTTTTTCGAACCAGATAGTACCCGAACTGGAGGCAAACGGGATCATACTTTATCAGGGTCAGGCTTTATTGGACGAACACCAGCGCGAAGTTCGACATTACTTCCTGAGTCAGGTTCTGGCCTATCTCAAACCCGTTTACCTGACCAATCCTTCGCATCCTTTTCTGCCTAGCCGCCAATTGTATTTTGCTGTTCGGTTGCAGGATCGTCAGGCTCCCCAGGCGGGCTACACCTATGCCTACGTCAATATTCCGTCCGATAACCTGCCTCGTTATACGGTGCTGTCGCCCGTGAATGGTCAACAGTTTATCATTACGCTCGATGAAATTATTCGGCAAAATTTATCCCTGGCATTTAAAGGATACGATGTCATATCGTGCTACAGCATAAAGCTCAACCGCGACGAAGATGCCTTGATCGATGATGAGTTTTCGGGCGATCTGATCGAGAAAATCAGACACCAGCTCGAACAGCGCAAAATTGGCCATCCCGTTCGATTCCTTTACGATAGCACGATGGACGCCGACATGCTGGGCATTTTGCGTACTACCTTCGGCCTGCAAACGGCAGAACTGGTGGAGGGAGGTCGTTACCATAACCTCTATGATCTATTCAAATTTCCCAATCCACTGGCCCCGCGCCTGAAAAATCCGTCGGCAAAACCGATGCAGGTTGCACAACTCGAACTGGCCGAAACCCTTGTCGATGAAATTCATCAGCAGGATTTGCTGCTGAATTATCCGTATCAAACATTTGATTACGTCCTGCGTTTTTTCAACGAAGCGGCCGTCGATCCAAATGTTATCAGTATTCGGGTAACCTTATACAGGCTGGCAAACTCGTCTCTTCTGGCGAATTCACTCATCAGTGCGGCTCGAAATGGCAAACGAGTGACCGTGTTTGTAGAGGTAAAAGCACGGTTCGATGAAGCCAATAACCTGAACTGGGCAAGCCGGATGCAGGAAGCCGGGGTTATCATTATTTATAGCCTGCCGGGAATCAAGGTCCATGCCAAAATTGCCCTGATCACACGCCGGGGTGCCGATGGAAAAAAACACACCTATAGCTATCTTTCGACCGGCAATTTCAACGAAAATACCGCAACAGTATACACTGATCACGGCCTTTTTACAGCCCATCGTGGCATTGGACGGGAACTTCGTCAAGTCTTTACGTATCTTAAAAGTCGCAAGCAGCCCAAACCATTTCGGCACCTGCTGGTTGCCCAATTTGGCATGAAAGAGAACTGGTTATCGTTGATCGACCGCGAAATTGAGCACCATCGCGCAGGCAGACCAGCTTATATCTGCCTCAAAATGAACGGTCTGGAAGAGAAAAAAATGATCGATAAACTTTACCAGGCCAGCCAGGCGGGTGTTCGTATCGACTTGCTCGTACGCGGTATCTGTTGCCTGATTCCTGGTAAAGCAGGATTGAGTGAGACGATCCAGGTATTCAGACTGGTTGATAAATACCTGGAACACGGTCGGGTGCTGCTGTTTACCAATGGGGGCGAAGAAGAAATCTACCTTTCGTCGGCCGACTGGATGAATCGCAATCTCAATCGTCGAATTGAAGTTGGTTTCCCCATCTATGATCCGTCATTACGTAGGGAATTGAAGGCATTACTGCAACTGCAACTAAGCGATACGCTTAAGCTCAGGAGTGTAGATGCCGATATGGTGAATCAACCCGTGGCAATTGCTAACGCCACGCCGTTGCGTGCTCAGGAAGCTATCCCAGATTATCTACGCTCGAACGAAGCAGGGGCCTCACCAGTTTAG
- a CDS encoding SUMF1/EgtB/PvdO family nonheme iron enzyme, giving the protein MIRLFFFFTLLSQIAFSQSTNSIGMRMAPIQAGVFHMGSERDGEDADEQPVHRVSITKPFQMAITEVTNAQYEAFDPAHKTLRGKMGFSKADDEAVVFVTYDDALAFCKWLTQKEGKPYRLPTEAEWEYTCRAGTTSDFSTGSKLATAYQKSQKTDRDPVVVSLQVGQSPANAFGLHDMHGNVEEWCADWYGPYRAGEQINPVGRANGLYRVTRGGSHGTPVRYLRSSNRLGMLPNDKSWLVGFRVVQAEAVTTSPLPAEPATAVMQQVAQKPFVWKTVSSTKPIFMEPIRYVNKPVCTAGIPFFSHNHCPAITWCPNGDMLAAWFSTNEESGREMTILGSRLRSGKQVWDEPSEFFKVPDRNMTGTSLLHDGKGTIYHLNGVETDGDWKNLAITFRESHDNGASWSAPRLADPEHTKRNQVIAGLLQTREGWLIQAGDADPGPTGGTAIHVSKDRGQTWINPYTDTQKPDFQNGATGGLIAGIHAGVVQLKDGSLLALGRKDDLPGPDSSGPRMPMSVSHDMGKTWTYQASEFPPVWSGQRLVLFRLNEGPLLLISFTHHPDEANEGKNGLLFTGESGKTMKGYGMYAALSYDEGKTWPVKKLLTDGNYRFLNGGAWTGAFDMDATHAEPKGYLAITQTPDNLIHLVSSSQHYRFNLAWLKQLPVYP; this is encoded by the coding sequence GTGATCAGACTATTTTTCTTTTTCACACTACTTTCTCAAATAGCCTTCAGTCAATCGACTAATTCAATAGGAATGCGCATGGCTCCGATTCAGGCAGGCGTCTTTCATATGGGTTCTGAACGCGATGGGGAAGATGCGGATGAACAACCGGTGCACCGAGTCAGTATTACAAAGCCATTTCAGATGGCAATTACTGAAGTTACGAATGCGCAGTATGAAGCGTTCGACCCGGCTCATAAAACCCTGAGAGGCAAAATGGGCTTTTCGAAAGCCGACGACGAAGCTGTTGTGTTTGTCACTTATGACGACGCCCTGGCATTCTGCAAGTGGCTCACCCAAAAAGAGGGCAAACCCTATCGTCTTCCCACCGAAGCGGAATGGGAATATACCTGCCGCGCCGGAACCACCTCGGATTTTTCGACCGGCAGTAAACTTGCGACTGCTTACCAAAAAAGTCAGAAAACGGACCGCGACCCGGTGGTCGTTTCGTTGCAGGTAGGGCAAAGTCCGGCCAATGCATTTGGTTTGCACGATATGCACGGCAACGTTGAAGAATGGTGCGCTGACTGGTACGGTCCCTACCGGGCGGGAGAGCAAATCAATCCGGTAGGGCGAGCCAATGGGCTGTATCGGGTAACGCGTGGAGGTAGTCATGGAACGCCAGTCCGTTATCTGCGTTCGTCGAACCGACTGGGTATGCTCCCTAATGACAAAAGCTGGCTGGTCGGCTTCCGGGTTGTGCAGGCCGAAGCTGTTACTACCTCTCCCCTTCCGGCAGAGCCAGCAACAGCGGTTATGCAGCAAGTGGCTCAGAAGCCGTTCGTCTGGAAAACGGTTTCCTCGACAAAGCCCATTTTTATGGAGCCCATTCGCTACGTCAATAAACCCGTTTGCACAGCCGGTATTCCCTTTTTCTCCCATAACCACTGCCCGGCCATTACCTGGTGCCCCAATGGGGATATGCTGGCAGCCTGGTTTTCTACGAACGAGGAATCAGGCCGGGAGATGACCATTCTGGGTAGTCGGTTACGATCTGGTAAACAGGTTTGGGATGAGCCATCTGAGTTTTTCAAAGTCCCTGACCGCAACATGACCGGCACATCTCTCCTACACGACGGGAAAGGTACGATCTATCACCTCAACGGAGTTGAAACTGACGGAGACTGGAAAAATCTGGCCATCACCTTCCGGGAAAGTCACGATAATGGGGCTAGCTGGTCAGCTCCCAGACTGGCCGATCCTGAACACACAAAACGAAATCAGGTAATTGCCGGACTACTTCAGACGCGGGAGGGCTGGCTTATCCAAGCGGGTGATGCTGACCCAGGGCCAACTGGAGGAACCGCTATTCATGTTAGTAAAGACCGTGGCCAAACCTGGATCAACCCCTATACCGATACACAAAAGCCTGATTTTCAGAATGGAGCAACGGGCGGCTTGATTGCGGGAATCCATGCGGGTGTCGTTCAACTGAAAGACGGTAGCCTATTGGCTCTTGGCCGCAAAGACGATCTGCCCGGCCCCGATTCGAGTGGTCCCCGAATGCCGATGAGTGTATCGCACGATATGGGTAAAACATGGACGTATCAAGCCTCTGAATTTCCGCCGGTCTGGAGTGGTCAGCGGTTGGTTCTGTTTCGGCTCAATGAAGGGCCATTGCTGCTGATTTCCTTTACACATCACCCCGATGAAGCGAATGAAGGCAAAAACGGACTGCTTTTTACGGGTGAATCAGGCAAAACAATGAAAGGGTACGGCATGTATGCTGCCTTATCGTACGATGAGGGTAAGACCTGGCCGGTGAAGAAGCTTTTAACCGATGGAAACTACCGATTCCTGAATGGCGGAGCCTGGACAGGTGCTTTTGACATGGATGCCACCCATGCCGAACCTAAGGGCTACCTGGCGATTACGCAAACACCCGACAACCTGATTCATCTGGTCAGCAGCAGCCAGCACTATCGATTCAATCTGGCCTGGCTGAAACAGTTGCCAGTGTATCCCTAA
- a CDS encoding LIC_10190 family membrane protein → MLILLLLWALLYILLSVLGEGIVLALQRHWPGTVSPTETVLMGLMGVISVLQIVSIFFPTNCWFVAGLALLAIFINWQLANRPIRAATTNFYKLVRQPVVWLLIVVILVYAIGRPVNPDSGTYHLPTIRYVERYAAIPGLGNLFSRLAFNSSFFVIGAAFGFTDLAGQTLFPLNGFLLLLFGDYSIRQLQRLNLSPVLRNLQLSIVCLALFFLIRQVNAPGTDVWATLLTLFVFLVWLNENRRSNHFRAFLLVALVFTCLTVKLATLPILLLLPFVAYEHRHWIRWNHGVWVTILACLLIGPWLVRNVILSGYLIFPFTELDLVSVDWKVAKNAVRFEHDFVTFWARFHLPETKFDPEKLTWPFARWVSWWWTHWWFWYNWPNRPTFIMAVLSPVLMASQWVYGRERLRGLLAAYVVALAGFLFWFLKAPEFRFGYAFIWIAALLPILNLIQQPLPTRIATGLVGLTLIGLLVFAAVNRENHKPDSLVALLLIPAKLSHLNSGEQNAYYDLRRTRSGLAVVVPRAPCEACFDIELPCTPFFSDDLQLRGKTIAEGFRLTHPTIDSLAHNSIQLPAK, encoded by the coding sequence ATGCTAATACTCTTACTTCTATGGGCTCTACTCTACATACTGTTATCGGTGCTGGGCGAGGGCATTGTTCTTGCCCTGCAACGCCATTGGCCAGGAACGGTTTCCCCAACGGAAACGGTCCTGATGGGCTTGATGGGAGTAATCAGTGTGTTGCAGATCGTCTCAATTTTCTTCCCGACTAATTGTTGGTTTGTTGCAGGTCTAGCGCTGCTTGCTATTTTTATAAACTGGCAATTGGCGAATCGTCCGATACGCGCGGCTACTACCAATTTTTACAAACTTGTCCGACAGCCTGTAGTCTGGTTACTCATCGTAGTCATACTGGTCTATGCCATCGGACGTCCTGTTAATCCCGACAGTGGTACCTATCACCTACCCACTATCCGGTATGTTGAGCGGTATGCGGCTATTCCAGGGCTTGGCAATCTGTTCAGTCGTCTGGCCTTCAATTCCAGCTTTTTTGTGATTGGAGCCGCTTTCGGCTTTACGGATCTGGCTGGTCAAACGCTGTTTCCGCTCAACGGTTTCCTGCTTCTCCTCTTTGGGGATTACAGTATCAGGCAACTTCAGCGGCTCAATCTGAGTCCCGTTTTGCGGAATCTTCAACTAAGCATCGTGTGTCTGGCCTTATTTTTTTTGATCCGCCAGGTCAATGCACCTGGCACGGACGTATGGGCCACGTTGTTGACACTTTTCGTGTTTTTAGTATGGCTTAATGAAAACAGAAGGAGTAATCACTTTCGAGCGTTTCTGCTGGTAGCATTAGTATTCACATGCCTGACCGTAAAACTGGCTACACTGCCAATCCTGCTTCTCCTGCCTTTTGTGGCCTATGAGCACCGGCACTGGATTAGATGGAACCATGGAGTCTGGGTAACGATACTTGCTTGTTTGCTTATTGGCCCGTGGCTGGTCAGAAACGTTATTCTGTCTGGCTATCTAATCTTTCCATTTACCGAACTTGATCTAGTTTCGGTCGATTGGAAAGTGGCCAAAAACGCGGTTCGGTTTGAACATGATTTTGTTACGTTCTGGGCACGCTTTCACCTTCCCGAAACCAAATTCGATCCAGAAAAACTCACCTGGCCGTTTGCCCGATGGGTATCGTGGTGGTGGACGCACTGGTGGTTCTGGTACAACTGGCCCAACCGGCCTACGTTCATCATGGCCGTATTGTCGCCCGTATTGATGGCTTCCCAATGGGTTTATGGCCGCGAGCGTCTACGGGGGTTATTAGCAGCTTATGTAGTAGCGCTGGCCGGATTTTTATTCTGGTTTTTGAAAGCCCCCGAATTCCGGTTTGGTTATGCATTTATCTGGATAGCCGCTTTATTACCCATTCTTAACCTAATCCAGCAACCGTTACCTACACGTATTGCTACGGGATTGGTCGGACTAACGCTGATCGGTTTACTCGTTTTCGCTGCGGTTAATAGGGAGAATCACAAGCCTGATTCGCTGGTCGCTCTTCTACTCATACCCGCGAAGTTAAGCCACCTTAATTCCGGAGAACAAAACGCCTACTACGACTTACGCAGAACCCGCAGTGGCCTGGCGGTAGTTGTTCCGCGCGCGCCATGCGAGGCCTGTTTCGACATTGAACTACCCTGCACACCATTTTTTTCTGATGATCTGCAACTGAGGGGAAAAACCATTGCGGAGGGATTTAGATTGACTCACCCAACCATTGACTCATTGGCACATAACTCTATCCAACTACCAGCAAAATGA
- a CDS encoding glycosyltransferase family 2 protein codes for MILSIVIPAYNEERTITELLHKVAASPLPLSIQKEIIVVDDSSTDHTGLLVRAFQQGYPDVCTHYVCHSTNQGKGAALRTGIQLATGDWLIIQDADLEYDPSEYILLLQPLIDGKADVVYGTRFIGNHPHRVLYFWHSVGNKILTLVSNIFTDLNLTDMETCYKVFRTALIQRIDLREKRFGFEPEITAKLARVPGIRIYEVGISYYGRTYADGKKIGWRDGFRAMYAILKYNLFVA; via the coding sequence ATGATCCTGAGCATTGTTATTCCCGCCTATAACGAAGAGCGTACCATTACTGAACTACTGCACAAGGTGGCCGCATCACCACTCCCACTGTCCATCCAGAAAGAGATCATAGTAGTCGATGACAGTTCGACGGATCATACGGGCCTGCTTGTCAGAGCATTCCAGCAGGGTTACCCGGATGTATGTACGCACTATGTTTGTCACTCAACGAATCAGGGGAAAGGAGCAGCTCTGCGCACCGGCATTCAGCTGGCTACCGGCGACTGGCTCATCATTCAGGATGCCGATCTGGAGTATGACCCCAGCGAATATATATTATTGCTTCAGCCCCTGATAGACGGGAAAGCCGATGTTGTTTATGGCACCCGATTTATTGGCAACCACCCTCACCGGGTACTGTATTTCTGGCATTCTGTGGGGAATAAAATTCTGACGCTGGTGTCGAATATATTTACGGACCTGAACCTGACCGATATGGAAACCTGCTATAAGGTGTTCCGAACAGCATTGATTCAACGAATCGACCTTCGGGAAAAACGATTCGGCTTCGAACCCGAGATAACGGCAAAACTAGCCCGTGTTCCGGGTATTCGCATCTACGAAGTTGGTATTTCCTACTATGGCCGTACGTATGCCGATGGCAAAAAAATTGGCTGGCGAGATGGTTTCAGGGCCATGTACGCTATTTTAAAATACAATCTGTTTGTAGCGTAA
- a CDS encoding DUF1835 domain-containing protein: MRITETEYNNSVAKEFEKIINAPDNSEFNLWFEYDLFCQVNMWFVISIINSLPIKKKVFAVYTSYLDKTSKQFWNGFGPANSDELKVCYANRIPLSEADINLGQQLWKAYKNGNLDELTNLSKHQSFVFPYLQEVVKAHIDRFPKDGTTGRPEKVIEDITKNISTDFYKVFTEFWNRESIYGFGDIQLKSLYDKVMLYR; encoded by the coding sequence ATGAGAATAACAGAAACCGAATACAATAATTCTGTTGCAAAAGAATTTGAAAAAATAATAAATGCGCCTGATAATTCAGAGTTTAATCTTTGGTTTGAGTATGACTTATTTTGCCAGGTAAACATGTGGTTTGTTATTTCAATTATCAATAGTTTGCCTATAAAGAAAAAAGTTTTTGCTGTTTATACTTCTTATTTAGACAAAACCAGTAAACAATTTTGGAATGGCTTTGGACCAGCAAATTCAGATGAACTTAAAGTTTGTTATGCCAATAGAATTCCTTTAAGTGAAGCCGACATAAATTTAGGGCAACAGTTGTGGAAAGCTTACAAAAACGGTAATCTTGACGAGTTGACAAATCTCTCAAAGCATCAATCTTTTGTTTTTCCGTATTTACAAGAAGTAGTAAAGGCACATATAGACCGCTTTCCAAAAGATGGCACAACAGGAAGACCTGAAAAAGTTATTGAAGACATCACAAAAAATATTTCTACTGATTTTTATAAAGTGTTCACAGAATTTTGGAACAGAGAAAGCATTTATGGTTTTGGTGACATTCAATTAAAAAGTCTCTATGATAAAGTAATGCTCTACCGATAA
- a CDS encoding dihydrofolate reductase family protein, giving the protein MRKLKLQMQLSVDGYVAGPNGELDWMSFDQDSNLLALINSLTDSSDTILLGRKMTDGFVNYWENVVNNQPDSPEFSFAQKMVDTPKVVFSKTLKSIAGKNVTIENGDLATAVKNMKSKTGKDIIVYGGADFVSSLIKEGLIDEFNFFINPIMINKGLRIFDLLGERQKLLLQNATGYECGVVVLSYQLTGG; this is encoded by the coding sequence ATGAGAAAGCTGAAACTACAAATGCAACTATCTGTGGATGGATATGTAGCTGGCCCAAATGGCGAACTTGACTGGATGAGTTTCGATCAGGATTCAAACCTTCTGGCATTGATCAACTCCCTTACTGACAGTTCAGACACTATTCTACTCGGCAGAAAAATGACGGATGGCTTTGTGAACTATTGGGAGAATGTTGTCAATAATCAGCCTGACAGTCCAGAATTTTCTTTTGCTCAAAAAATGGTCGATACGCCTAAAGTGGTTTTCAGCAAAACGTTGAAAAGCATTGCCGGTAAAAATGTAACGATTGAAAATGGTGATTTGGCCACGGCCGTAAAAAATATGAAGAGCAAAACCGGTAAAGACATTATTGTTTATGGAGGTGCTGACTTTGTTTCCTCTCTTATAAAAGAAGGACTTATCGACGAGTTTAATTTTTTTATAAACCCAATCATGATTAACAAAGGGCTGAGAATATTTGACCTCCTCGGGGAGCGGCAAAAACTATTGCTTCAAAACGCAACTGGTTATGAATGTGGGGTTGTCGTTTTGAGTTACCAGCTTACTGGCGGATGA
- a CDS encoding ribosomal maturation YjgA family protein, giving the protein MAVLLFGFEILIAKFAHDPIIRPYVGDVLVSILIYCFVKSFLPSPVLPTALGVLLFSYAIEVMQYFQIVNRLGLQNSKMASTVIGTSFEWIDLIAYTVGIAIVLYLEKVINKPTES; this is encoded by the coding sequence TTGGCTGTTCTGCTGTTCGGTTTTGAAATTCTGATTGCCAAATTTGCTCATGACCCAATTATTCGCCCCTATGTTGGTGATGTCTTAGTTTCGATACTGATTTATTGCTTTGTAAAATCATTCCTTCCTTCGCCTGTTTTACCTACCGCTTTAGGTGTATTGCTTTTTTCGTATGCAATTGAGGTTATGCAGTATTTTCAAATTGTAAACAGGCTTGGGCTTCAAAATTCAAAAATGGCCAGTACAGTTATTGGAACTTCGTTTGAATGGATAGACCTGATCGCCTACACTGTTGGGATTGCAATTGTCCTCTATCTTGAAAAAGTAATTAATAAGCCAACAGAAAGCTAA